The following proteins are co-located in the Leptodactylus fuscus isolate aLepFus1 chromosome 8, aLepFus1.hap2, whole genome shotgun sequence genome:
- the MSRB1 gene encoding methionine-R-sulfoxide reductase B1 yields the protein MSFCSFFGGEIYKDHFENGIYVCAKCGYELFSSRTKYEHSSPWPAFTETIHEDSVSKYRERPNAYKVSCGKCGNGLGHEFINDGPKKNQSRFUIFSSSIKFIPKDKVDGGANRA from the exons ATGTCGTTCTGCTCGTTCTTCGGTGGGGAGATTTATAAAGATCACTTCGAGAACG GGATATATGTCTGCGCCAAGTGCGGGTACGAGCTGTTCTCCAGCCGCACCAAGTATGAACATTCCTCTCCTTGGCCCGCCTTCACCGAGACCATCCACGAGGACAGCGTCTCCAAGTATAGAGAACGGCCCAATGCTTACAAG GTCTCATGTGGGAAGTGCGGCAATGGACTTGGTCATGAGTTCATAAACGACGGTCCGAAGAAAAACCAGTCCCGCTTCTGAATATTCAGCAGCTCGATTAAGTTCATCCCTAAAG ACAAAGTCGATGGGGGAGCAAATCGAGCGTAA